The Lysobacter capsici genome has a segment encoding these proteins:
- a CDS encoding CPBP family intramembrane glutamic endopeptidase, whose amino-acid sequence MAALSLLGTALWGFAQGLGGSNSAQIGADSGAMIVISLIATAASALLVYYFRRRSSAAERAASWRALWRMSTWGWIALAVIACLTFNALIGGFAQQRGIEMTPTNMVLGDAIRAYPVALLIFAVGLAPAYEELLFRRVLFGRLWAAGRPWLGLALSSAAFALLHEPPGLSASHGWSMLLLWAVYGFMSLCFGWVYYRSGSLWAAYAAHAINNLIAVAAVLASS is encoded by the coding sequence ATGGCGGCCTTGTCGCTGCTCGGCACCGCGCTGTGGGGTTTCGCGCAGGGTCTGGGCGGGTCGAATTCCGCGCAAATCGGCGCCGACTCGGGCGCGATGATCGTCATCAGCCTGATCGCGACCGCCGCCAGCGCGCTGTTGGTCTACTACTTTCGTCGAAGGTCCAGCGCCGCCGAACGGGCCGCGTCGTGGCGCGCGCTGTGGCGGATGTCGACCTGGGGCTGGATCGCCCTGGCGGTGATCGCGTGCCTGACGTTCAACGCGCTGATCGGCGGGTTCGCGCAACAGCGCGGCATCGAAATGACCCCGACCAACATGGTCCTCGGCGACGCGATCCGCGCCTATCCGGTGGCGTTGCTGATCTTCGCGGTGGGGCTCGCGCCGGCGTATGAAGAATTGTTGTTTCGCCGCGTGCTGTTCGGACGCCTGTGGGCCGCGGGCCGGCCCTGGCTCGGCCTGGCGCTGAGCTCGGCCGCGTTCGCGCTGCTGCACGAACCGCCCGGACTGAGCGCGAGCCACGGCTGGAGCATGCTGCTGCTGTGGGCGGTGTACGGCTTCATGAGCCTGTGTTTCGGCTGGGTTTATTACCGCAGCGGCAGCCTGTGGGCGGCGTATGCGGCACATGCGATCAACAATTTGATCGCGGTGGCGGCGGTGCTGGCGAGCAGCTGA
- a CDS encoding M48 family metallopeptidase encodes MKRILLGVSIALIATACATTISPTGRTQHVGAVSQAQLDQMGAQAFADAKSKQKLSTDARKNAYVRCVVSSITQQLPPNWQANWDVAVFVDESPNAFALPGGKVGVNTGIFTVAKNQDQLAAVIAHEIGHVVSRHHDERITRQMGAQTGLNIVGSLLGARYGEGAASATGQLGGAALQTAFLLPGSRTQESEADVVGQRLMAQAGYDPRQAVNLWQNMIAASSSRPPQWLSTHPDPQSRIQELNARAGALIPVYEQARAAGRTPKCG; translated from the coding sequence ATGAAACGTATCCTGCTCGGGGTGTCGATCGCGCTGATCGCGACCGCCTGCGCCACCACCATCTCGCCGACCGGGCGAACCCAGCACGTCGGCGCGGTCTCGCAGGCCCAGCTCGACCAGATGGGCGCGCAAGCGTTCGCGGATGCCAAAAGCAAGCAGAAACTCAGCACCGACGCGCGCAAGAACGCCTACGTGCGCTGCGTGGTCAGCTCGATCACCCAGCAGCTGCCGCCGAACTGGCAGGCGAACTGGGACGTGGCCGTGTTCGTCGACGAATCGCCCAACGCCTTCGCCCTGCCGGGCGGAAAAGTCGGCGTGAATACCGGCATTTTCACCGTCGCCAAGAACCAGGATCAGCTCGCGGCGGTGATCGCCCACGAGATCGGCCACGTCGTCTCGCGCCATCACGACGAGCGCATCACCCGGCAGATGGGCGCGCAGACCGGCCTCAACATCGTCGGCAGCCTGCTCGGCGCGCGTTACGGCGAAGGCGCGGCCAGCGCGACCGGGCAACTGGGCGGCGCCGCGCTGCAGACCGCGTTCCTGCTGCCCGGATCGCGCACCCAGGAAAGCGAGGCCGACGTGGTCGGCCAGCGGCTCATGGCGCAGGCCGGTTACGACCCGCGACAGGCCGTGAATCTGTGGCAGAACATGATCGCGGCCAGCAGCTCGCGCCCGCCGCAATGGCTGTCCACCCACCCCGACCCGCAATCGCGCATCCAGGAACTCAATGCCCGCGCCGGCGCCCTGATCCCGGTTTACGAACAAGCCCGCGCGGCCGGCCGTACGCCGAAGTGTGGATGA
- a CDS encoding tetratricopeptide repeat protein, which yields MNKQPTRNSTLLAAAIGAVLVFGAVSQATAQTASERSAQRRAARESNKTAGAPAKVENQYPNATRTAPDAKASSKGGAKLQKMMDAFDKEKAADARAQADAIIADTSLNAYERSFAAQIGFQVAYDADDNKAAMEYLKKAIEINGLDNNSHFDRMFVLAQLQLQEEQYAESLVTIDRFLNESKSTKPEHLIIKGNVLYRLERYPEAATVIKQAIDASPEPKPEWQNLLMATYVEGNQGAEAAKVAEQIAAKNPNDKRAQMNVAAVYSQADMLDKAAAVLEKMRAAGQFTEDKDYRQLYSTYLNLEGKEKQAASVITEGLEKGILKPDYQAYVALAQSYYFSEQAGKSIDAYKKAAPLAPDGETYLNLARVLWSEDRIPEAKEAAKQAIAKGVKKPDDAKKILALKGK from the coding sequence ATGAACAAGCAACCCACCCGCAACAGCACCCTGCTCGCCGCCGCTATCGGCGCGGTGCTGGTGTTCGGTGCCGTGTCCCAGGCCACCGCCCAGACCGCCTCGGAGCGTTCGGCCCAGCGCCGCGCGGCACGCGAAAGCAACAAGACCGCCGGCGCGCCGGCCAAGGTCGAGAACCAGTACCCGAACGCGACCCGCACCGCGCCGGACGCCAAGGCCTCGTCCAAGGGCGGCGCCAAGCTGCAGAAGATGATGGACGCGTTCGACAAGGAGAAAGCCGCCGATGCGCGCGCCCAGGCCGACGCGATCATCGCCGACACCTCGCTCAACGCCTACGAGCGTTCCTTCGCCGCCCAGATCGGTTTCCAGGTCGCCTACGACGCCGACGACAACAAGGCCGCGATGGAGTACCTGAAGAAGGCGATCGAGATCAACGGTCTCGACAACAACAGCCACTTCGACCGCATGTTCGTGCTGGCCCAGTTGCAGCTGCAGGAAGAGCAGTACGCCGAGTCGCTGGTCACCATCGACCGCTTCCTCAACGAATCCAAGAGCACCAAGCCCGAGCACCTGATCATCAAGGGCAACGTGCTGTACCGCCTGGAGCGCTACCCGGAAGCCGCCACGGTGATCAAGCAGGCGATCGACGCCTCGCCCGAGCCGAAGCCCGAGTGGCAGAACCTGCTGATGGCCACCTACGTGGAAGGCAACCAGGGCGCCGAAGCGGCCAAGGTCGCCGAGCAGATCGCGGCCAAGAACCCGAACGACAAGCGCGCGCAGATGAACGTCGCCGCGGTCTATTCGCAGGCCGACATGCTCGACAAGGCCGCCGCCGTGCTCGAGAAGATGCGCGCCGCCGGCCAGTTCACCGAAGACAAGGATTACCGTCAGCTCTACTCCACCTACCTCAATCTGGAAGGCAAGGAGAAGCAGGCGGCCAGCGTGATCACCGAGGGCCTGGAAAAGGGCATCCTCAAGCCGGATTACCAGGCTTACGTCGCGCTGGCGCAGTCGTACTACTTCTCCGAACAAGCGGGCAAGTCGATCGACGCGTACAAGAAAGCAGCCCCGCTCGCACCCGACGGTGAGACGTATCTGAATCTCGCTCGCGTGCTGTGGTCGGAGGACCGCATTCCAGAGGCTAAGGAAGCCGCCAAGCAGGCGATCGCCAAGGGCGTTAAAAAGCCCGACGACGCCAAGAAGATTCTCGCGCTGAAAGGCAAGTAA
- a CDS encoding energy transducer TonB, with product MTQDLELQVRNDDDREGLNWARIAGITCAIAVHAAALLLLLAPMTPPAQQQEEEQVTMVNIIKPPPPPPPPPPPPPDPPKPITTPPKELSPPRPTPTPPPPDQPPVENLDPSPIDPPAPPPAPPAPPAAASDINSGVDPSSRRLNPPKYPPTEARQGVGGTVVLVISIDAQGNVLDVQVEKSSRNRNLDRAAMDAARKWRFNPEVRNGQPIASRVRVPVDFVPPN from the coding sequence ATGACGCAAGACCTCGAACTCCAAGTTAGGAATGATGACGACCGCGAAGGTTTGAACTGGGCACGTATTGCCGGTATCACCTGTGCGATCGCCGTGCATGCCGCGGCGCTCCTGCTGTTGCTGGCCCCGATGACGCCGCCCGCACAGCAGCAGGAAGAAGAGCAGGTGACGATGGTCAACATCATCAAGCCGCCGCCGCCGCCCCCGCCGCCGCCGCCGCCGCCGCCGGACCCGCCGAAGCCGATCACGACGCCGCCGAAGGAACTGTCGCCGCCGCGACCGACTCCGACGCCGCCGCCGCCGGATCAGCCGCCGGTCGAGAATCTGGACCCCAGTCCGATCGATCCGCCCGCGCCGCCGCCGGCTCCGCCCGCGCCGCCGGCCGCCGCCAGCGATATCAATTCGGGCGTCGATCCGTCTTCGCGCCGCCTGAACCCGCCTAAGTACCCGCCGACCGAAGCCCGCCAGGGCGTGGGCGGCACGGTGGTCCTGGTGATCAGCATCGATGCCCAGGGCAACGTGCTGGACGTGCAGGTCGAGAAATCCAGTCGCAACCGCAACCTGGACCGCGCGGCCATGGATGCCGCACGCAAGTGGCGCTTCAACCCGGAAGTGCGCAACGGTCAGCCGATCGCCAGCCGCGTCCGAGTGCCCGTCGATTTCGTCCCGCCGAACTGA